In one window of Pseudochaenichthys georgianus chromosome 5, fPseGeo1.2, whole genome shotgun sequence DNA:
- the prkar2ab gene encoding protein kinase, cAMP-dependent, regulatory, type II, alpha, B: protein MSNTEIPSGLKKLLQGYTVEVLRRRPANLVEFAVQHFTQILEGQKNDLKNKKRSNRSSLKGVTFETKSNKPKKEEEKEPSTTAKYNRRVSVCAEAYNPDDDEDDDAEPRVVHPKTDEQRHRLQDACRDILLFKTLEQEQFSEVLDGMFEVLVKPQDHIIDQGDDGDNFYVIEKGVYDIFVQKAGVSICVGKYDNKGSFGELALMYNTPRAATITATQEGALWGLDRATFHRLILRNNAKKRRVYEAFIECVPLLKSLELSERMQIVDVLGVRVFKDGECVLMQGDEADCFYIVESGEVKIMIKSKTKAGQPDNTEVEVARCSKGQYFGELALVTNKPRAASVYAVGETKCLVIDIQAFERLLGPCMDIMKRNISQYEEQRVALLGSRVDLKH from the exons ATGAGTAACACAGAGATACCGTCTGGCCTGAAGAAGCTGCTGCAGGGCTACACCGTGGAGGTGCTTCGACGCAGGCCGGCAAACTTGGTGGAATTTGCCGTGCAGCATTTTACACAAATTCTAGAGGGTCAGAAAAACGACCTAAAAAACAAGAAACGTAGCAACAGATCTTCACTGAAAGGAGTGACCTTTGAAACAAAGTCCAATAAGCCCaaaaaggaggaggagaaagagccT TCCACCACCGCTAAATACAACCGCAGAGTTTCAG TCTGTGCAGAAGCGTACAACCCTGACGACGATGAGGACGATGATGCTGAGCCACGGGTCGTGCATCCCAAAACAGACGAGCAGCGGCACAGACTCCAGGACGCCTGCAGAGACATCTTACTGTTCAAAACCCTGGAGCAG GAGCAGTTCTCTGAGGTTTTGGACGGCATGTTCGAGGTGTTGGTCAAACCTCAGGATCACATCATAGACCAGGGAGACGATGGAGACAACTTCTATGTCATAGAGAA GGGTGTGTATGATATTTTCGTGCAGAAGGCCGGAGTGAGCATTTGTGTTGGAAAGTATGACAATAAGGGCAGTTTCGGTGAGCTGGCTCTCATGTACAACACGCCGCGAGCTGCCACCATCACTGCAACTCAGGAAGGAGCCCTGTGGGGCCTG GATCGAGCCACATTCCATAGGCTGATTCTCAGAAATAATGCGAAGAAGAGGAGGGTGTACGAGGCCTTCATCGAGTGCGTTCCTCTTCTCAAGTCTCTTGAg CTCTCTGAGAGGATGCAGATTGTGGATGTTTTGGGGGTGCGAGTGTTCAAAGATGGAGAGTGCGTATTAATGCAG GGGGACGAGGCCGACTGTTTCTACATTGTGGAATCAGGAGAGGTGAAGATAATGATAAAAAGCAAA ACAAAGGCGGGCCAGCCGGATAACACAGAGGTGGAGGTGGCGCGCTGCTCTAAAGGACAGTACTTTGGGGAGTTGGCACTGGTCACCAACAAACCCCGCGCAGCGTCAGTTTACGCTGTGGGAGAAACCAAATGTTTAG TAATTGACATCCAGGCTTTTGAGCGTTTGCTGGGACCCTGCATGGACATCATGAAGAGGAACATTTCCCAGTATGAAGAACAGCGTGTGGCACTTTTGGGGTCACGTGTAGATTTGAAACACTAA